The genomic segment TGCTCCTCCAGCCAGGACGGCTTGTCTGAGCCCGGAGGCTTCAACTTGACGTTGAACTGGACCAGAGTTTGTTCCAGCTGCTGCTGGTTGCCAGCGAAGTAGGCTGAGATGGCGTTGTGGAAGAGCAGCAGCTGCTTGTGCATCACCTTCACCTGCACACGGTGTCAGCACAGGTTACACACAACAACTGACTTTACATCATGCCACATCCTTTAAGGGGGTCGCCCCACATCGTTTAAGGTGTCAggccacatcgtttaaggtggTGACCCCACATCTTTTaaggtgtcatgccacatcgtttaaggtggtcgccccacatcgtttaaggtgtcatgccacatcgtttaaggtggTCGCCTTTCATCGTTTAGGGTGGTCAAAGATGTTGTCATGCAATTACCTTCATTAAAGAAAAAACGAAAATATCTCTATACAATACATAATGTCACCACACAacactacacgcacacacaaaataacacaatttgCCACATTGACTCTATTAGGTGTCCATTTCCAAATGTCACCtgcttattttttttgtaaatgtttacctTGACTTTGACCTGAGTGCATGTTCTTAAATTCTGGTGGTCTCAAAAGTATCACCAAATGAATGGGCATCCCCAATTTAGTAGAAAATGACACATTACATGTTTTTCTTCACTAATAGGTTTCCAAATGTAAGCACGTTTGAACATTAGACCTGGTGGACTGGCGGCCATCTTGAATTTGACCTCTCATGGTCCTCAGAGGTCAAATCTGAAAATAATCATTATGGTATATACTAACTATGCTAGAAGTTTCATGCTTTTATCAAAAAGTGCACAATGTGTTAGAATTTGAGAGCTTATCCGCTGTAATGTAGTATTCAAAATCAACAGGATTCTGACTTACGAGAGCAATTGTTTAATAATCAGCTGAGAATTGGGTACTGAATTTGATTATTTTATAGGTACCGGCACATGGATATCACGTCTGGTGGCAGACTCGGCATCGACTCAAGTACTTGGCAGGCAAACAATCGTACTCATAGCAGACTGCCTCCAGGTCATCTTTAGAATTTTACATGCCAATAAAGCTGGcagaaagcgctcaaaagtaaggctccacttttcaaaatgcgccagCTTAATGCTAATTTACACTGGACATTTACATGCTACTTATTAGCATTAGTGatattacatggcgatttcaacactgaGAAgtgtaccaggaattggtacagTATCagttcaaaacacacacacatttacatatttatgtgtgtatatatgcatattaaaatatatgtacataggtgtgtatatatatatatatatatatatatatatatatatatatatatatatatatatgtactgtatatgtatgcatatgtgtatatgcgtatatgtatgcatatatgtacatctatatgtatgcatatatgtatatatatatattttaatatacatatatacacatacatatatagataaatatatatatatatacacatatttatacttatataaacataaatacacTTGTGACATACATAAATActaatatacacataaatatatacacgcaTGTATACTTATACTGTatactaatatacatatacatacatatacagtacatacatatatacacacatgtacatatattttaatatacatatatacacatacatacataaatatatatacaaaaatatatttacatttatacaaacataaatacacttgtgacatatatatatatatatacactaatatacgtatatacacatatataaatatatacacgtatatatacataaatatatatacacatatttatacttATATAAACAAACTtgtgacatacatatatactaatatacataaatacatacatacatacatatatatacatatatatatatatatacacacacacacacacacacacacacacacacacacacacacacacacatatacatacataaatatatatacatatttatacttatataaacatatataaacttgTGACATCTCGCGGGCCAAACTGTACACGCTGGCGGGTCgcacttggcccgcgggccatagtttggacaccccttctctAAAATGTACTGACCTAAGGGGACATAAGtttagtgtctttttttttttttttaatacaaacctTGTTTTCATCCAAGAATTTGAGCTTGATGGTGACGTCGCTCCGCAGCCGTTCGTATTTGTCCCTGTGGACCTGGTAGTCGTGCTGGGCCATCTCCATGCGCACCACCGCCGCGCTGTCCCTCGGACCCAGACTCAGCTCTTCCAGATCGGACCGGTAGGCGTCAAACTCCAGTCTGGACAGAAAAAAAGGGACAGGGTGAATGTATTTCCACAGCCTGTTCTACTTtgggcgatacggcctaaaaTCTGTATCGCGATATGTATTGTAGCCTCTTGCGATAACGATGTACATCACCATATATTATATTAGTGATAATCATTTCAAAACAGGCTCCTCATTTAACTGCTGCGTCATTTCCTTTTGTATTATTTGATCAAAATGTATTCATCTATTTgtcaattgtgtgaatgctccaaacattcacacatatgcttttaaacactaaaattatatattattgctcatacttcgcagtttattattatttttctttttattattccTCACATTTTTTCCACTTAcgattaatacgagacgaaccggccaacataTGTTACACAGAGTATTTTGCATTTTTCCCGTCATGCATTATAATGGATTTAAATAAGTGTAATTTAAAATtgtttatggtgcatggacatgttttttattttttataaataatatccacagagttcagtgagcaggttgtatgttgactttttgtgttggtagcagttgtttttttttgccggtaggaaaggttgttttgattgggtcatataagtcaatTCTGTGTTGTATTTTCATCATAGCACAATTTGTTGTCATTAGCCACgtgtacatggacaacatttCTTTAATCTGATCATTGTTGGGATTAGAATGTTAAACAATGATCTGATTATGACATTTATTTTCATGCATCACAGCTTAAATTCAAACAgtttactttgacatgcgcagcacATAACATCAACGAAAAGgtgcgttattgtttgtgctatagcgccaTCATTGCAGGTGCTGAAAAGCAGTGGACTTcaactgtaaacaaacatggatttgtgcatttctgcttgttcaACTTTATCACAGTATTTATCATTTTTTccattctgttcactacttttgttttacctctctttttgagatGGAGCTGTTCTTTACTTTTAATGTTGTGATTGTGTACGGGTTGTGGTGCGTCTTTATGTTGTGACATTCTGTGTAAGTGTCTgaagctagcagttagcacttgaaTTAGCTGTACATTTGTaaataaaacagctcgttaagacgacaactggatcccATTTTTTATCGCTACATCGACACCTGAAactccagaccatacttttgttcttgctagtctcgttttaaagcaacaacaGTATATAACGCAACTTCTGTACAACCGCTTCATTCCAAGACTATAAAATGTAGTCCCCgctccaccaccaaagtatatctgacatcaaagacatggGCAGTAAGGGTTATTCTAACCCGAATTTCAGAAGATGTGTTTTCATATGCTACAATCCGAACGACTTTCGGCATTATTTGGAAGGAAATTTTGATACGAACATGTGTGATCGGGTCGGGATATTCCGAACGGCGTGTTTACGTGAAGCATTTTTTAttctggttaggcttttaatccgtttaaatgtgtccatgtgcacatagctaatGATTTGATTTACTGTCGTTGTCCACAAGATGACAGCAAATCTGCAGCAATCACTGTCAGATATtcctatggttgaaaacaacaaaagaagcaatcacattcctaaatataaacatcccaatgacactgcaaacgtgTATTCCTGGTGATCTGCAtccatttagtaacgtgtcatcaaagagtaaaaatgcatttctttcaatatgcatcttaacaaaaagggtaatattaaaattgatagtccaactcatactgactggtatacacaagctatggagatgacatcagtagaaaaaaatgtatttagttgagataataatgagtcatatattggaatataggatccattatttaaatttgtttaactattaaatgaacctaaaatatttttatctttgtggaaaatattggacacaatgtgttgttaagcttatgagatgtgacactattgttcattttttcaatgttgttattttattttttataaacggcTGTGAAGATAAtataaatgagggatttctaatcactgctatgttgttgatattattaatttttgtttgactacttttggattgttttgtgtcatgtttgtgtgtcttctcaattgctctgttgattgctgtcttggaattggaattgtattattattgtgtattattttgttgaactgattaataattttttttttttttaaatatataaaaaaataaataaatgttggactgattaataataataataataataataactagaaaattcccgcggaaattttgatgggcctgctatctgtgccctggacctttgGCCGGGTGTCGCAGGAAGCCGCCGTACTTTGAAGATGGTGCTGAGTGTCTGAATccatgagttttaggtgtaactgtacaaaatgagctatagagctagcctaaaacattagcatgcttacattaaaatgcaacacttagcatgtgtgctaacgatggcaTGCTAAGGATGCTTTGCATGTCTCACATATCAGGTGACAAGGCtgtaaggcaggggtccccaaactttttgactcgggggccgcattgggttaaaaagatttggccgggggccaggctgtatatatatatatatatatatatataacatcaattaacattgatgttcatcaacatttaacattgtcacgttatcgatgggaaaattcatttttagacaatatgatttgcctgagcggctaggagacaccaagagtaacaagtggtagaaaatggattagaaaggaaagataaaaaaaaaaataaaaaaaataaaaaaaaaaataaaaaaaaaaaaaaaaaaaaataaaaaaaaaaaatatatatatatatatatatatatatatatatataaatataaaaaaataaaaaaattaacttatatatgttttttttccttctttattaccgaattttcggggtataagtcgctccggagtataagtcgcaccggccgaaaatgcataacaaagaaggaaaaaaacatatataagtcgcactggagtataagtcgcattttttggggaaatgtatttgataaaacccaacaccaaaataaataaagaatagtgaacaacaggctgaataagtgtacgttatatgaggcataaataaccaactgagaaggtgcctggtatgttaacgtaacatattatggtaagagtcattcaaataaatataacatatagaacatgctatacgtttaccaaacaatctgtcactcctattcgctaaatcccatgaaatcttatacgtctagtctcttacgtgaatgagctaaataatataatttgatattttacgctaatgtgttaatcatttcacacataagtcgctcctgagtataaaacgcacccccggccaaactaaaaaagaactgcgacttatagtccgaaaaatacggtatgcattttcggccggtgcgacttatactccgaaaaatacggtatgtggggGTTCATTGGCCGATCCATCTCGTATTAATCGTAAGAGAAACTTGCGtaactataataataaaagttgaagtatgaggaataatatTATGGGCTGCttacattgcagcaggcccataataataataataataatatgggctgcttgaattgcagcaggcccataataaaaattaaaaaaacagaaagaaaaaaaaaagattcatttTTCTAACGTCTCACGGGCCAAACTGAAGACGCCAGCGAGTCCTAAGTTGGACCGCTCTGACCTATATCGTAAGTTGGACCCCCCTGACCTATGTATATCGTCCACATTGCGCAACCCTGGAGCACCTTGCATTTTCATAGTGCTTGATGGTCATCAGCGTGTCCTCCATGGTTTTGTTGACCAGCGTGTCCACACTGGACACAAAGAAGCTGATGGCGCCCAGCAGGGACTCGCCATTCCTGCACAAAAGCTTCTGCGTCTCAGCGTTGTAGCCGAACTCGTCCTGCAGGGAGGGACAAACGGTTAGCGAGGCGGGTCAAAGGGCGCTCAGGGAGGGGTACGGCACCTGCAGCTCGGGAGACTTCTGGCTGAGGTCTGTGAAGGCGTCCCCCAGTGCCTGCTGGGTCTGCACCATGCTGTGGAAGTGCTCGGTGAGCGCGGTGGCCAGGCGCAGGATGTTCTCGTACTTGCTCTTGGTGTCTCGGAGCACCTCGATCTGAGCCTCCAGTTCCAGGTCCACGGTCCGCGAGCCACGGCCAAAACGCTCCGAGAACATCTGCTTGGTGCACTGCGGGGAGAGGACGCCCAACTCATTGGTACTGGACTTGCTCTGCACGTTACAGGAGTCATCAGGCAGGCCTTATTTGTACAAATGCATGTCAATAACATTTCTTAACTCAAATATTTCATGTATattttgtaggggtgtaacggtaaacaaacatgttggttcggtacgtacctcggtttagaggtcacggttcggttcattttcggtacagtaagaaaacaacaaattatacagtttttggttatttatttaccaaatttgtaaacaatggcataacatacatatacacacagggtccattgccagggttaatgtggtcaacatatacagtttaaaataaaaactaaataagataaggctcagaatggtttcttaacaaatcctttctacatataaagtgctttttttgattgattgattgagacttttattagtagattgcacagtacagtacatattccgtacaattgaccactaaatggtaacaccccaataagtttttcaacttgtttaagtcggggtcctctAGTtggtgctcagattaaataaaatgacaaaacttttcttctacatataaaaagtgcaacattaaacagtttcaagtcaactcagcctcagattaacttttcttcccccccccagcctggctaacttggcagtaagaggatatatgggctcattgttcttccaccatagaagtgggtcaaaatctagtttctaatgcaatatggacttatctgctgctataaaaacatttgttattgctttagccctgcctgactcgccgaggagaggctgcttgaatgcggtggtgactctTCAAATGGGTTaacatgtgttatgagagtagcgtatgtgtgtgtgtggccctttaatatgtgacagcatgtgaggtgagtgtgtgggcgagcgaggtgagggagcagTAGCATGActgcggggagtggctagtgttttgttggattggctgtgtgcaagacctcaataaagccacgatttgcaactaatcgccggactcgtcatttaccctggagtctggagctgtggagacccactgccgggtagagtgaagggtgttgcccccgagaatacatcggccctggaggagtgtctcccctgcgctcctcgactacggtctgggagccggaagcaggaaaggtgcaacacagggctaaagcaataagaaatgtttttatagcagcagatataagagttggcaaaaaagccattatcggacatctctattaataataattttttacagtttgtccttcataatgtagacaaaataataaattatatataaataaataaacagaatgataaatgacacaatatgttactgcatacgtcagcagactaattaggagcctttgtttgtttcctTACtactaggggacggcgtggcgaagttgggagagtggccgtgccagcaatcagagggttactggttcaatccccaccttttaccatcctagtcacgtccgttgtgtccttgagcaagacactcctgatgggtcgtggttagcgccttgcatggcagctcccgccatcagtgtgtgaatgtgaatgggtgaatgtggaaatagtgtcaaagcgctttgagttccttaaaaaaggtagaaaagcgctattcaagtacaacacatttacatttactaaaagacaagttgtctagtatgttcactattttatttaaggactaagttgcaataagaaacatatgtttcatgtacaataagatttattgttaaaataaagccaataatgaaatgttttgtgatgccttttatttagaaaagtatcgaaaagtatgcaaatacattttggtacctgtaccaaaatattggtatggtaaTTGGAGGTGAGGCATTTCCTGGTGTGGTGTTTGCTATTACCTTATACGTGTTGATGCCCCATTTCTTCACACTGTCCAGTTTCTCCACGGCCACACCCCGGGACACTTCCTCACTTGCACCGCAGGCGTTGTGGTTTGCGCCGCCTTGCAAAAGAAGAGCAACAGTTTGTTTATGATGAAATGAGGCGAGGGcggacatgatgatgatgatgatgatgatgatgatgaaacaTACCTGAGCTGCTTTGCAAGTTGGCGGCCCGTGATTTGGTGCGAATGTCTGGAATGTGTGATGGGGTGAGGATGAGAGTGGGAGGAGCCAAGTATGATGAATTAGTTTGGCCCACATGCTTACATGGCACTCAGGTATTAAAATACCACAGGAGTTATTAATGAGATCATGCACACATTCATTCTTCATGACACAAAGGTGTTTACATCAAACAGATAACAGCAGCTTGTTAGTGCACCCTTCTTTCTGCCTTTCAGGCTGCTAAAAGTGGGAGTTTAAGGCGTGCAAGCAAGGCTGCAATCAAGTCCTTAGCCCTGAGTCCAAGCGGGACTGAAACCATGAGAAACCAATGACAAACTACCTGTGTCATGTCTTCCCCCTTATTAATATTCAAATATTCAAATAACACTGACAATACTTGGTGCTACTTTTATGCCCAAAACATTTTCCTTTGTGCCATTATTAActaatatagtttttatgttattaactattatagtttttatgttattaactattatagttgttatgttattcacgattatagtttttatattattaactattatagtttttatgttaactattatagttttatatgattaactattatagtttttatgttattaacgattcgtttttatattattaactattatagtttttatattattacctattatagtttttatgttattaactattatagtttttatgttattaactattagtttttgttattaactattataggttTTATATTATCAACTATTatagttattatgttattattaaagtttttatgttattatagttttatgttattaactattataatttttgttattaactattattgtttttatataaGTAACTATTATaatgtttatgttattaactattatagtttttatgttaactattatagttatatgttattaactattatagtttttatgttaactattatagttattatgttattaactattatagtttttatattattaactatgatagtttttatgttatgaactattatagtttttatatgaTTAGctattatagttatgttattaatgattatagtttttatattattaactattgtagttttatgttaactattatagtttttatgttattaactattatagtttttatgttattaattattatagtttttatgttattaactattatagattttatgttattattatagtttttatgttattagctattatagtttttgttattaactattatagtgtttatattattaactattatagttattatgttattattatagtttttatgtttttataatttttatgttattaactattatagtttttgttattaactattatagtttatatataagtaactattatagtttttatgttaactattatagtttttatattaactattatagtttttatgttattaactattatagtttttatattaactattatagtttttatgttattaaatattatagtttttatattattaactatgatagtttgtatgttattaattattaactattattttttatgttaactattatagtttttatgttattaactgttatagtttttgttattaaccattatagtttttatgttattaactattatagtttttatattagtaactattatagtttttatgttattaactattatagtttttatgttaactattatagcttgtatgttattaactattatagttattatgttattaactattatagttttgttattaactattatagtttttatgttattaactattatagtttttatattagtaactattatagtttttatgttattaactattatagcttgtatgttattaactattatagtttttatgttaactattagtttttacattattaactattatagattttgttattatagtttttatattaacTCAGGTATTAAAATATCACAGGGGTTATTAATGAGATCATGCACACTTCATTCTTCATGACACAAAGGTGTTTACATCAAACAGATAACAGCAGCTTGTTAGTGCACCCTTCTTTCTGCCTTTTAGGCTGCTAAAAGTGGGAGTTCAAGGCGTGCAAGCAAGGCTGCAATCAAGTCCTTAGTCCTGAGTCCAAGCGGGACTGAAACCATGAGAAACCAATGACAAACTACCTGTGTCATGTCTTCCCCCTTATTAATATTCAAATAACACTGACAATACTTGGTGCTACTTTTATGCCCGAAACATTTTCCTTTGTGCCATTATttactattatattttttatgttattaactattgtagtttttatgttattaactattatagtttttatattattaactattatagttatgttattcacgattatagtttttatattattaactattatagtttttatgttaactattatagtttttatattattaacttttatagtgtttatgttattaattattatagtttttatgttaactattatagtttttatgttaactattatagtttttatgttattaactattatagtttttatattattaactataatagtttttatgttattaattattatagtttttatgttattaactattatagtttttatattattaactatgatagtttttgtgttattaattattataatttttatgttattaactattgtggtttttatgttattaccaATTAtggtttttgttattaactatcatagtttttatgttattaactattatagtttttgttattaactattatagttttctgttattaattatgatagtttttatgttaattgttatagtttttatgttattaactatgatagtttttatgttaactattagTTTTTACATGATTAACTATTATAgatattatagtttttatattaactattatagttgtaatgctattaactattatagtgtttatgttattaacgaTTATAGTATTTATGTTGTTAACTATTAGTTTTTACATTAttaactactatagtttttatgttatcaactattatagttttatgtggttaactattagtttttacattattaactactatagtttttatgttatcaactATTATagctttatgttattaactattatagttttatgttattaactattatagttttttagGTTATTAACTGTGAGTTTtttgttaactattatagttatgttCTTAACTATTATAgattttgttattaactattaacatgtttgttattaactattatattttttatgtaattaactTTTATAGTTTGTATGTCATTAACTATTAAaatgtttatgttattaactattagtgTTTATGTTAGTAACATgtaattattcataaccagccccataacataactataatagttagacaacaaaataaagcacaaacaaatgggacaaatTTGGGGAGATTTTAACAAGGTGcgtgggctggtta from the Nerophis lumbriciformis linkage group LG17, RoL_Nlum_v2.1, whole genome shotgun sequence genome contains:
- the LOC133614182 gene encoding arfaptin-2-like isoform X3; amino-acid sequence: MAEGIMSKAATMEIPINSNGDTGTQAEDDSLEQDLQQVMVSGPNLNETNIVSGGYGGPAGGIIPTSSIKGGANHNACGASEEVSRGVAVEKLDSVKKWGINTYKCTKQMFSERFGRGSRTVDLELEAQIEVLRDTKSKYENILRLATALTEHFHSMVQTQQALGDAFTDLSQKSPELQDEFGYNAETQKLLCRNGESLLGAISFFVSSVDTLVNKTMEDTLMTIKHYENARLEFDAYRSDLEELSLGPRDSAAVVRMEMAQHDYQVHRDKYERLRSDVTIKLKFLDENKVKVMHKQLLLFHNAISAYFAGNQQQLEQTLVQFNVKLKPPGSDKPSWLEEQ
- the LOC133614182 gene encoding arfaptin-2-like isoform X1; translated protein: MAEGIMSKAATMEIPINSNGDTGTQAEDDSLEQDLQQVMVSGPNLNETNIVSGGYGGPAGGIIPTSSIKGPAIRFNPEYLDRRRGPALAPDIRTKSRAANLQSSSGGANHNACGASEEVSRGVAVEKLDSVKKWGINTYKCTKQMFSERFGRGSRTVDLELEAQIEVLRDTKSKYENILRLATALTEHFHSMVQTQQALGDAFTDLSQKSPELQDEFGYNAETQKLLCRNGESLLGAISFFVSSVDTLVNKTMEDTLMTIKHYENARLEFDAYRSDLEELSLGPRDSAAVVRMEMAQHDYQVHRDKYERLRSDVTIKLKFLDENKVKVMHKQLLLFHNAISAYFAGNQQQLEQTLVQFNVKLKPPGSDKPSWLEEQ
- the LOC133614182 gene encoding arfaptin-2-like isoform X2, translating into MAEGIMSKAATMEIPINSNGDTGTQAEDDSLEQDLQQVMVSGPNLNETNIVSGGYGGPAGGIIPTSSIKDIRTKSRAANLQSSSGGANHNACGASEEVSRGVAVEKLDSVKKWGINTYKCTKQMFSERFGRGSRTVDLELEAQIEVLRDTKSKYENILRLATALTEHFHSMVQTQQALGDAFTDLSQKSPELQDEFGYNAETQKLLCRNGESLLGAISFFVSSVDTLVNKTMEDTLMTIKHYENARLEFDAYRSDLEELSLGPRDSAAVVRMEMAQHDYQVHRDKYERLRSDVTIKLKFLDENKVKVMHKQLLLFHNAISAYFAGNQQQLEQTLVQFNVKLKPPGSDKPSWLEEQ